In a genomic window of Scyliorhinus torazame isolate Kashiwa2021f chromosome 5, sScyTor2.1, whole genome shotgun sequence:
- the LOC140422734 gene encoding interferon-inducible GTPase 5-like, which produces MAQSSNPSFFTEEELNKLKTDCKTDGLEAGTFLIQKNSYSLDSTEFNIAVTGESGAGKSTFINTVRGFQSDDKGAAKTGTTLTTMEPIGYKHPNLPYVYLWELPGIGTKHFPADKYLKKMEFKRYDFFIIISQSRFTENDAKLAKEIKRLGKNFYFIRSKIDGDLQTFEMEDRKVNTAEELDKIRNYYVDSFKEEGIASPTVFLISNFKVNELDFPALNKSLPDILENSEKAVYIFCLPNTRLEIVEKKRKFLKEQIHVLATRSGLMGSARPQTVLTNPISHDITALMGVIVDFCKCLGLDDASLQRLANIAGKPVEDLKAVVKTPLVGEKNAEVIIRMHTLRINSTAEAVLDFIPIIGTIFGAGSSFFVTYRLLSDALDELTEDAQRVVKAAFGTD; this is translated from the coding sequence ATGGCTCAATCTTCCAACCCTTCATTCTTCACTGAGGAAGAACTCAACAAACTGAAGACTGATTGTAAAACAGACGGGCTTGAGGCAGGTACATTTTTGATACAGAAGAATTCATACAGTCTGGACAGCACAGAGTTCAACATCGCAGTGACAGGAGAATCGGGTGCAGGGAAATCCACCTTCATCAATACAGTGCGAGGATTCCAGAGCGATGATAAGGGAGCTGCTAAGACAGGGACCACTCTAACCACAATGGAGCCAATCGGATACAAGCATCCTAACCTGCCGTATGTTTATTTGTGGGAGCTGCCGGGAATTGGAACTAAACATTTCCCAGCAGATAAATACCTGAAGAAAATGGAATTTAAAAGATACGATTTCTTCATCATCATCTCACAATCTAGATTCACAGAAAATGATGCAAAACTCGCCAAAGAGATTAAACGTCTGGGGAAGAATTTCTACTTCATTCGATCTAAAATTGATGGTGATTTACAGACTTTTGAAATGGAAGATAGGAAGGTGAACACAGCTGAAGAACTGGACAAGATCAGGAATTATTATGTGGACAGTTTCAAAGAGGAGGGGATAGCATCGCCCACTGTTTTCCTGATATCAAACTTTAAAGTCAATGAATTAGATTTTCCAGCGTTGAACAAAAGCCTCCCAGATATCCTTGAGAACTCAGAAAAGGCTGTTTACATATTTTGCCTTCCAAACACAAGATTGGAGATTgtagagaagaaaagaaaatttcTAAAGGAACAAATTCATGTGTTGGCAACACGTTCTGGACTAATGGGATCTGCGAGACCACAGACAGTTCTCACAAACCCCATTAGTCATGACATTACCGCACTGATGGGAGTAATAGTAGATTTCTGTAAATGTCTGGGTCTGGATGATGCCTCTCTTCAAAGACTGGCTAATATTGCCGGGAAACCTGTGGAGGATCTGAAAGCCGTGGTGAAAACTCCCCTGGTGGGTGAAAAAAATGCAGAAGTGATCATAAGAATGCACACTTTACGTATCAATTCAACAGCTGAAGCAGTTCTCGATTTCATCCCAATCATTGGTACCATCTTTGGAGCAGGATCATCATTTTTTGTGACCTACAGGTTGCTGAGTGATGCACTGGATGAGCTGACGGAGGATGCACAGAGAGTGGTGAAAGCTGCATTTGGGACTGATTAA